From the genome of Mustela lutreola isolate mMusLut2 chromosome 16, mMusLut2.pri, whole genome shotgun sequence, one region includes:
- the LOC131817823 gene encoding zinc finger protein 260 isoform X3: MWKSFIYVKCQEILRNSCWKKYLCMIRMLESLQPEADLLQHDQIHSREKPHECNECGKTFSLKQNLIEHKKMHTGEKSHECTECGKVFSRVSSLTLHLRSHTGKKPYKCNKCGKAFSRKRNFLSHQKHHTGEKLYECGKASIQMPGLIKHQRNNTGNKPYACKECGKAFSGKSCLTEHEKIHTGEKPFECNQCGRAFSQKQYLIKHQNIHSGKKPFKCNECGKAFSQKENLIIHQRIHTGEKPYECKGCGKAFIQKSSLIRHQRSHTGEKPYICKECGKAFSGKSNLTEHEKIHIGEKPYKCNECGTIFRQKQYLIKHHNIHTGEKPYECNKCGKAFSRITSLIVHVRIHTGDKPYECKICGKAFCQSSSLTVHMRSHTGEKPYGCNECGKAFSQFSTLALHMRIHTGEKPYQCSECGKAFSQKSHHIRHQRIHTH; this comes from the coding sequence ATGTGGAAAAGTTTTATCTATGTCAAATGTCAAGAAATACTGAGGAATTCTTGTTGGAAAAAATATCTGTGCATGATAAGAATGTTGGAAAGCCTTCAGCCTGAAGCAGATCTCCTTCAGCATGATCAGATTCATAGTAGAGAGAAACCTCATGAATGCAATGAATGTGGAAAAACCTTTAGCCTGAAGCAAAACCTCATAGAGCATAAGAAAATGCATActggagaaaaatcacatgaatGTACTGAATGTGGTAAAGTATTCTCTCGAGTCTCATCCCTTACTCTACATTTGAGAAGTCATACAGGAAAGAAAccatataaatgtaataaatgtggaaaagccttcagcCGGAAAAGAAACTTCCTTTCTCACCAGAAAcatcatactggagagaaacttTATGAATGTGGGAAAGCTTCTATTCAGATGCCAGGTCTCATTAAACATCAGAGAAATAATACTGGAAACAAACCCTATGCatgtaaggaatgtggaaaagccttcagtGGCAAATCATGTCTCACTGAGCATGAGAAAATTCATACGGGAGAGAAACCATTTGAATGTAATCAATGTGGAAGAGCCTTTAGCCAGAAGCAATACCTCATTAAACATCAGAATATCCACAGTGGAAAGAAACCCTTTAAATGTAAcgaatgtggaaaagcctttagCCAGAAGGAAAACCTCATCATCCATCAAAGAAtacatactggagagaaaccatatgaatGCAAAGGGTGTGGGAAAGCTTTCATTCAGAAGTCTAGCCTCATTAGACACCAGAGAAGtcatacaggagagaaaccctatatatgtaaagaatgtgggaaagccttcagtgGCAAATCAAATCTCACTGAGCATGAGAAAATTCATAttggagagaaaccctataaatgtaatgaatgtggaacAATCTTTAGGCAGAAGCAATACCTCATTAAACATCACAATATtcatacaggagagaaaccttatgaatgtaaTAAATGTGGAAAAGCCTTCTCTCGAATCACATCACTCATTGTACATGTGAGAATTCATACGGGTGATAAACCTTATGAATGTAAAATATGCGGGAAAGCCTTCTGTCAAAGCTCATCTCTTACTGTTCATATGAGAAGCCATACAGGTGAGAAGCCCTATGGTtgcaatgaatgtgggaaagccttctcTCAGTTCTCAACTCTTGCTCTGCATATGAGAATccatactggagaaaaaccttaCCAGTGtagtgaatgtgggaaagcttTTAGCCAGAAGTCACATCATATTAGACACCAGAGAATTCATACTCACTAA